From one Paenibacillus sp. FSL K6-1330 genomic stretch:
- the pulA gene encoding type I pullulanase, translated as MSVQKESNAVIHYGDPAVTGGVSVFDKEFDKLFYYDGTDLGLTYQAQESIFRLWAPTASEAYVMLYPDWHAVEARRIAMTRDVKGTWLLKVGENLQGMFYTYQVLIGDQWNEAVDPYAAAVGVNGDRAYILDMASTDPEHWTEDKPPFHSPLDAVIYELHVRDYTIHQGSGVKHKGKFAGLAETGTRGPGGIRTGLDHIVELGATHVELLPIYDFATESVDETRLHEPQYNWGYDPKNYNAPEGSYATDPYVPEVRIRELKQLIQTFHDHGLRVIMDVVYNHVYDGYLINFTKLVPGYYLRYTKDGKFSNGSGCGNDTASERPMMRKFIVESVLHWVKEYRIDGFRFDLMGLLDVETMNEIRARLDEIDLSIITIGEGWVMNTELDEKKRANQQQAPVMPRIAHFNDGFRDAVKGDIFQFDYRGFVSGGDGYEDKVKQGIVGGIPYSKDIKSFASEPDQCVNYVECHDNHTLWDKIMLSTEGENDAIRRDMHRLSSAMILTSQGIPFLHAGQEYYRSKNGVENSYNASDEVNRLDWGMASEHQDGVKYIQRLVQLRKKHPAFRLKDVASIRKHLQFEPCPEHTVAFTLRDHAGGDPEKHIYVLYYAARKESSLALPELGKWKILLGEEHIRRLTRDSLVVEGIGAVILSC; from the coding sequence TTGTCGGTACAAAAAGAAAGCAATGCTGTTATTCACTACGGAGATCCCGCGGTCACCGGGGGAGTCTCCGTCTTTGATAAGGAATTTGACAAGCTTTTTTATTATGATGGAACGGACCTGGGGCTAACTTACCAAGCTCAAGAGTCCATCTTTCGCCTGTGGGCACCGACGGCTAGTGAGGCATACGTTATGCTCTATCCGGATTGGCATGCAGTAGAAGCCCGGCGAATCGCGATGACGCGTGATGTGAAGGGAACTTGGCTGCTGAAAGTAGGAGAAAATCTTCAAGGGATGTTCTACACCTACCAGGTCCTTATCGGGGATCAATGGAACGAAGCTGTCGACCCCTACGCTGCTGCCGTAGGCGTCAATGGGGATCGTGCTTATATCTTGGACATGGCCTCGACTGATCCAGAACACTGGACAGAAGACAAACCGCCATTTCATAGTCCTCTGGATGCCGTAATCTATGAACTGCATGTTCGTGATTACACCATTCATCAAGGCAGCGGAGTGAAGCATAAAGGCAAGTTTGCAGGCCTGGCGGAGACAGGTACCCGAGGTCCGGGAGGGATTCGCACAGGGCTTGATCATATTGTCGAGCTTGGAGCCACGCATGTGGAGCTGCTCCCGATCTATGATTTTGCAACGGAAAGCGTGGACGAAACCAGGCTTCATGAGCCGCAGTACAATTGGGGATACGACCCGAAGAACTACAATGCTCCCGAAGGCTCGTATGCTACGGATCCGTATGTGCCTGAGGTTCGGATTCGTGAATTGAAGCAGTTGATTCAGACATTCCACGATCATGGCCTTCGGGTCATCATGGATGTGGTGTATAACCATGTATATGACGGGTATCTGATCAATTTCACGAAGCTGGTCCCCGGATATTATCTGCGTTATACGAAGGACGGCAAATTCTCCAACGGATCCGGGTGTGGAAACGACACGGCATCCGAGCGTCCGATGATGCGGAAATTCATTGTGGAATCCGTCCTGCATTGGGTGAAGGAGTACCGGATCGACGGTTTTCGCTTTGATCTCATGGGTTTGCTGGATGTGGAGACGATGAATGAAATCCGGGCGCGCCTGGACGAAATTGATCTGAGTATCATCACGATCGGTGAAGGTTGGGTTATGAATACCGAGCTGGATGAGAAGAAGCGAGCGAATCAGCAGCAGGCACCCGTGATGCCGCGCATCGCTCATTTTAACGACGGATTCCGCGATGCGGTCAAAGGGGACATCTTCCAGTTTGATTATAGAGGCTTTGTGAGCGGCGGAGATGGATATGAAGACAAGGTGAAGCAAGGCATCGTCGGTGGTATTCCGTATTCCAAAGATATCAAGTCATTCGCTTCCGAGCCGGATCAGTGCGTAAATTATGTAGAGTGTCATGATAACCATACCTTATGGGACAAAATAATGCTGTCCACGGAAGGGGAAAATGATGCCATACGTCGCGATATGCACCGGCTGTCATCGGCGATGATTCTGACCAGTCAAGGCATCCCTTTTCTGCATGCTGGTCAAGAGTATTATCGCTCCAAGAATGGAGTGGAGAACAGCTATAATGCTAGTGATGAAGTAAATCGGCTGGATTGGGGTATGGCATCGGAGCACCAGGATGGAGTGAAATACATTCAACGGCTCGTTCAGCTCCGCAAGAAACATCCGGCATTCAGATTGAAGGATGTCGCTTCGATCCGTAAGCATCTTCAGTTTGAACCATGTCCCGAGCATACTGTTGCTTTCACGCTTCGTGATCATGCGGGCGGTGATCCAGAGAAACATATTTATGTGCTCTATTATGCAGCACGGAAAGAGTCCTCTCTGGCTTTACCTGAGCTGGGCAAATGGAAGATTCTGCTAGGCGAAGAGCATATTAGGCGTCTAACCCGGGATTCCCTTGTCGTAGAAGGGATCGGTGCGGTCATTTTATCCTGTTAA
- a CDS encoding DUF4129 domain-containing protein, whose product MTSRGTGFIKAFLQGFVECVLYFPVLFIPAFYLLPESYRWVWPALVFGGYLLGYTGARWFKLDRQFKATLWASLISITVSIAFIGVDLTLAYFIPLIFIASYRGSRMEQVSWNLMFPGTYFLIGLILYGVSSFMLSFMDSFQGGISSLTWMGAAALGLTLLIVNRQLVLDETLPGNDQPVLERRVLRYNRWFIIVLLLLVAVVAFLPQLQQWVSDMARGIAAWISGWFGSGAQQAPEPPSMSEPPPEIPFLDEETKPPSPWMKVLEQVLIYGVFTAIGIGILYVLFRFGKVLPKLYRRFSAWMNRMMNRQNIQPSLGYEDEVENIEHDPASKRLKRLLSGMRIGGKFRAGEGSEHLNEKIRQMYRMILSRSIREGYHWKASLTPRETESDLKEWDGRKDRIPQSLIELYEEARYGTRTITEEEVERLQLDRKHT is encoded by the coding sequence GTGACTTCACGAGGTACTGGATTTATAAAGGCTTTTTTGCAGGGATTCGTGGAATGCGTACTCTATTTTCCGGTACTCTTTATTCCGGCTTTCTATCTGCTGCCTGAATCGTACCGCTGGGTATGGCCTGCCCTAGTATTTGGCGGGTACTTACTTGGCTATACAGGTGCGCGATGGTTCAAGCTGGATCGTCAGTTTAAGGCAACCTTATGGGCTAGCCTGATTTCCATTACGGTATCCATCGCATTTATAGGCGTTGATTTGACCCTTGCTTATTTCATCCCTCTGATATTTATTGCCAGTTATCGCGGAAGCCGAATGGAGCAGGTAAGCTGGAATTTGATGTTTCCGGGGACATATTTCTTAATAGGTTTGATTTTGTACGGGGTCAGCAGTTTTATGTTAAGTTTCATGGATTCATTTCAGGGTGGCATTTCATCTCTGACCTGGATGGGGGCAGCGGCGTTAGGATTAACCCTGTTGATTGTCAATCGGCAGTTGGTGTTGGATGAAACACTGCCAGGCAATGATCAACCCGTATTGGAACGGCGAGTTCTGCGCTACAATCGCTGGTTTATCATCGTATTGCTGCTTCTGGTCGCGGTGGTCGCTTTTCTTCCGCAGCTGCAGCAATGGGTCTCTGATATGGCGCGAGGGATCGCTGCATGGATCTCCGGATGGTTCGGCTCCGGAGCGCAGCAGGCCCCGGAGCCGCCTTCGATGTCGGAGCCACCGCCTGAAATCCCATTCCTCGATGAGGAAACCAAGCCGCCGAGCCCATGGATGAAGGTATTGGAGCAAGTGCTGATCTATGGCGTGTTCACCGCTATCGGGATCGGGATTTTGTATGTTCTGTTCAGGTTTGGCAAAGTACTGCCTAAGCTGTACCGAAGATTCTCTGCATGGATGAACAGGATGATGAACAGACAGAACATTCAGCCCTCACTAGGTTATGAGGATGAAGTGGAGAATATTGAACATGACCCGGCATCCAAACGACTAAAACGGCTGTTGTCCGGTATGCGTATCGGCGGAAAGTTTCGAGCAGGAGAAGGATCAGAGCACCTGAATGAGAAAATTCGCCAAATGTATCGGATGATACTTTCCCGAAGTATCAGGGAAGGCTATCATTGGAAAGCATCGCTAACACCGCGGGAAACCGAAAGCGATCTTAAGGAATGGGACGGAAGGAAGGATCGTATTCCACAATCCTTGATCGAGCTTTACGAGGAAGCCCGATATGGTACCCGTACCATTACGGAAGAAGAAGTTGAACGGCTGCAATTGGATAGGAAGCATACATGA
- a CDS encoding GNAT family N-acetyltransferase, with protein sequence MALVIRELQVKEDESLLLMVQEIGQGGNGFVNGLNSGGMEEFASKVQRNYEMARGIDLPDEYVPQTIYWLYDNDKPVGYGKLRHRLNENLLELGGHIGYVIRPSERGKGYGKRLLAELVKEAYDKNISRVLLTCDESNLASRCIIEWNHGELSSIANGTCKYWIETVAGHD encoded by the coding sequence ATGGCATTAGTGATAAGGGAGCTGCAGGTGAAGGAGGATGAAAGCCTGCTGCTTATGGTCCAGGAAATCGGCCAGGGCGGGAATGGCTTCGTTAATGGTCTAAATAGCGGAGGCATGGAAGAGTTCGCCTCTAAGGTGCAGCGCAATTACGAAATGGCGAGAGGCATCGATCTTCCGGATGAGTATGTTCCCCAGACGATATATTGGTTATACGATAACGACAAGCCTGTAGGATACGGTAAGCTGAGACACCGACTGAATGAGAATCTGCTAGAGCTAGGGGGACATATCGGGTATGTCATCAGGCCGTCGGAGCGTGGAAAAGGATATGGCAAGCGGCTGCTGGCGGAGTTGGTCAAGGAAGCCTATGACAAAAACATAAGCCGGGTCCTTCTGACCTGTGATGAATCCAACCTGGCTTCCCGTTGCATCATTGAATGGAATCACGGTGAATTAAGTTCCATTGCGAACGGAACGTGTAAATACTGGATTGAGACGGTTGCTGGGCACGACTAG
- a CDS encoding S-layer homology domain-containing protein, translated as MKKYFLSLCLLLSFTSLFGLLQASAAQAPSPTDFHDISASFAKDAIQRLAKKGIVSGDGTGAFLPRNPVTRAEFIAMVARMLKMEPVQNDLSAFRDVSQSAWYYGWVHAGLNLSIVEGNGYRFYPNASITRQEAAVMVIRAMKENGYMNGNTAGQYTDSASIAEWAWHAVGKATDTGWLQGSKGQFRPQDAITREETAMLLDRVLQSGNVLSQMNLQTPANIHMGWLYNGTTNQYISYAKRAGLNVLVPRWYYMEANGKLTDHTDKELLNWVHNNSRQVWAMVGNRGNAEGTHQVLSSAQSRKSVVDSITANVSRYRLDGINIDFENVMPQDRQNLTAFITQLSIEMRQLGAKLSIDVSPDLNTDWTAAFDYAALGTQVDYMVLMSYDQHWGGSPIAGSVSSVPWSESALRKLLTQVPAKKSIIAYPLYTRDWKTASSVSSEDISLAEQGHRIRLNKASLTWNASVAQYEATYSSSGIPHRIWTEESRSLSMKHLMAAKYHIAGYAYWYPGAETTDVWQAIHNAERYAYYSFRI; from the coding sequence TTGAAGAAATATTTCCTGTCACTTTGTTTGCTGTTGTCCTTTACATCGCTTTTTGGCCTTCTTCAGGCATCAGCGGCTCAAGCTCCTAGCCCGACCGATTTTCACGATATCTCGGCAAGCTTTGCAAAAGACGCGATCCAGCGTCTGGCCAAGAAAGGTATCGTAAGCGGGGATGGCACAGGAGCTTTTTTGCCGCGAAATCCGGTTACCCGGGCCGAATTCATTGCCATGGTTGCCAGAATGCTCAAGATGGAGCCCGTTCAGAATGATTTGTCCGCGTTTCGGGATGTTTCCCAATCAGCATGGTATTATGGCTGGGTTCACGCGGGACTTAATTTGTCCATTGTTGAGGGGAACGGTTACCGGTTCTACCCGAATGCTTCCATAACAAGGCAAGAGGCTGCTGTGATGGTGATTCGTGCCATGAAAGAAAATGGATATATGAACGGAAATACAGCTGGCCAATACACGGATTCTGCTTCCATCGCGGAATGGGCTTGGCATGCGGTTGGCAAAGCGACCGATACAGGCTGGCTGCAGGGGAGTAAGGGACAGTTCAGGCCGCAGGACGCGATCACCCGTGAGGAAACGGCTATGCTGCTAGATCGGGTCCTGCAGTCGGGAAATGTGCTGTCCCAGATGAACCTCCAGACGCCTGCAAATATTCATATGGGCTGGTTATATAACGGTACAACGAATCAATACATCTCCTATGCCAAACGGGCCGGATTGAATGTTCTGGTACCGCGCTGGTACTACATGGAAGCTAACGGCAAGCTGACGGACCATACCGACAAGGAGCTGTTGAATTGGGTTCATAACAACAGCCGGCAGGTGTGGGCAATGGTGGGGAACCGCGGGAATGCGGAAGGAACTCATCAAGTTTTAAGCAGCGCACAGTCCCGGAAGTCTGTCGTTGACAGTATTACAGCGAATGTCTCCCGGTATCGATTGGATGGGATCAATATTGATTTTGAGAACGTCATGCCACAGGATCGTCAGAATCTGACGGCCTTTATTACGCAATTATCCATAGAGATGAGGCAGCTAGGAGCTAAATTATCCATCGATGTTTCACCTGATCTGAATACGGATTGGACGGCTGCATTCGATTACGCAGCGCTTGGCACTCAGGTGGACTATATGGTGCTCATGAGTTATGACCAGCACTGGGGTGGTTCGCCAATAGCAGGCTCGGTTTCCTCGGTCCCTTGGAGTGAATCCGCGCTGCGCAAGCTGCTGACTCAAGTTCCGGCTAAGAAGAGCATCATCGCGTATCCGCTGTACACGAGGGATTGGAAGACCGCTTCGTCGGTATCCTCGGAGGACATTAGTTTGGCCGAGCAAGGACATCGTATTCGCCTGAACAAGGCTTCATTAACATGGAATGCCAGCGTGGCGCAGTATGAAGCAACTTATAGCAGCAGTGGCATTCCGCATCGCATATGGACCGAGGAGTCCCGTTCTTTATCCATGAAACATCTCATGGCGGCCAAATACCATATTGCCGGTTATGCCTACTGGTATCCGGGCGCCGAGACGACGGACGTATGGCAGGCCATTCATAATGCGGAACGTTATGCTTATTATTCGTTCCGGATCTAA
- a CDS encoding NAD(P)/FAD-dependent oxidoreductase produces MSDTEVKDCIIIGGGIAGLQAAIQLGRYSAYNVLVIDRGMGRSTICKSYRNILGWPDGVPGEELRRRGRQQAESVDVKFAADDIRKAGRDEAQYFVLTGKDGVQYRAKTLLLATGVMDRFPKLPGLMPTLGTSVFVCPDCDGYEIQDRKTVVMGSGDPGASMAVLLSERTKDIIYINHEGEPASSEHMSQLAELGIPYIEKKVSEIREEGGILSAVMLEDGSIVPAERGFISFGGNMIYSELAEQLGAELEHNRHVKTDPRSKMTSVELLWAAGDLGVHSELTTVAMGEGATAAIWINKTLKKMTSEAVT; encoded by the coding sequence ATGTCGGATACCGAAGTGAAAGATTGCATTATCATCGGCGGCGGAATTGCAGGTCTGCAGGCGGCTATACAGCTGGGGCGGTATTCTGCCTACAATGTCCTGGTGATCGACCGGGGAATGGGGCGGTCCACCATATGCAAGAGCTACCGCAACATCCTCGGATGGCCGGATGGGGTCCCTGGTGAAGAGCTCAGGCGACGCGGACGTCAGCAGGCGGAATCTGTCGATGTAAAGTTTGCTGCTGATGATATCCGGAAGGCGGGGCGTGATGAAGCTCAATATTTTGTGTTAACCGGTAAAGATGGAGTTCAGTACAGGGCCAAAACCTTGCTGCTCGCAACAGGCGTGATGGACCGCTTTCCCAAGCTGCCAGGCCTGATGCCCACGCTGGGCACATCCGTTTTTGTATGCCCCGATTGCGATGGTTATGAAATTCAGGATCGAAAGACCGTCGTGATGGGATCGGGTGATCCCGGTGCCAGTATGGCCGTGCTGCTATCGGAGCGGACCAAGGATATCATCTACATCAATCATGAGGGGGAGCCAGCTTCTTCCGAGCATATGTCCCAATTGGCGGAGCTCGGGATTCCGTATATAGAGAAAAAGGTGTCAGAAATTCGTGAGGAGGGCGGCATCCTATCAGCCGTCATGCTTGAGGATGGGAGCATCGTGCCCGCGGAGCGGGGGTTCATATCTTTTGGCGGGAATATGATCTATTCCGAATTGGCCGAGCAACTGGGGGCAGAGCTGGAGCACAATCGTCATGTCAAGACCGATCCAAGGTCCAAAATGACGAGTGTCGAATTACTCTGGGCGGCCGGTGACCTGGGCGTCCATTCCGAATTAACCACCGTGGCGATGGGGGAAGGCGCGACGGCTGCGATCTGGATTAACAAGACATTAAAGAAGATGACTAGCGAAGCTGTTACATGA
- a CDS encoding DUF58 domain-containing protein, producing MGAYWILLIAALVVVVQGKLFKRMALKRLNYSRSFKVSTCYEGDSVELIEIIENRKALPVPWLRVESQFRSGLAFDNQLNLDISEGQFNQNHKSFFSLLPWTKILRRHRITAKRRGLYKLGTVSMTTGDLVGMESIVESKTLSGGIIVYPMPMDVSDMALPVQTWMGEMLVRRWILEDPFLISGVREYRDGDPLKDIQWKATARTGTLQVHRRDTTADSRLLIYLNIEDHEQMWSKATRPEPIEYGIRLAAGITAHLLSQGMEIGMGTNGTLGEDSTDEAFVPVAGGMTQQQLIFEMLARLELTRKASFHDYLAHELSRHEEVRDILILSTYVSPRLEEMFQRFRDQGHTIQVFPLGDVPSPAKEVSA from the coding sequence ATGGGAGCCTACTGGATATTGTTAATCGCCGCTTTGGTCGTAGTCGTGCAGGGCAAGCTTTTCAAACGGATGGCATTGAAAAGGCTGAACTACAGCCGTTCCTTCAAGGTGTCTACCTGCTATGAGGGAGATTCCGTGGAATTGATCGAAATCATTGAGAACCGCAAAGCATTGCCTGTACCCTGGTTAAGGGTAGAATCCCAATTTCGTTCGGGCCTGGCATTTGATAACCAATTGAACCTGGATATCAGTGAGGGGCAATTCAATCAGAACCATAAGAGCTTCTTCAGTCTTCTGCCTTGGACCAAGATCCTTCGCAGACATCGGATTACCGCTAAGCGTAGAGGCCTGTATAAGCTGGGCACCGTATCAATGACGACGGGGGATCTGGTCGGAATGGAGTCGATTGTGGAGAGTAAGACGTTGTCCGGTGGCATTATCGTGTATCCGATGCCGATGGATGTGTCGGACATGGCCCTCCCGGTCCAGACTTGGATGGGCGAAATGCTGGTCCGAAGATGGATCTTGGAGGATCCTTTCCTGATATCGGGCGTGCGTGAATATCGCGACGGCGATCCGCTGAAGGATATTCAATGGAAAGCGACCGCTCGGACGGGCACCCTACAGGTCCACAGGCGGGATACCACAGCTGACAGCCGACTCTTGATTTATCTGAATATAGAGGATCATGAGCAGATGTGGAGCAAAGCGACGCGGCCGGAGCCGATCGAGTATGGCATCCGCCTGGCGGCTGGCATTACAGCTCATCTATTGTCACAGGGAATGGAGATCGGAATGGGGACGAACGGAACGCTTGGCGAGGATTCAACCGATGAAGCATTCGTCCCCGTTGCAGGCGGCATGACGCAGCAGCAGCTGATCTTCGAAATGCTGGCGAGACTGGAGCTGACGCGCAAGGCTTCTTTTCATGATTATCTGGCCCATGAACTATCCCGACATGAAGAGGTAAGGGATATCCTCATTTTGAGCACTTATGTCAGCCCCAGGCTTGAAGAGATGTTTCAGCGATTTCGGGACCAGGGGCACACGATTCAGGTATTTCCCCTCGGTGATGTGCCGTCTCCTGCAAAGGAGGTGTCTGCGTGA
- a CDS encoding chromate transporter: protein MNPETEKEQVQAQVGNRQPSGRWRALGETWWTALQLGLTSFGGPIAHLGYFHQTYVRRKQWLDEKSYADLVALAQFLPGPASSQVGIGVGMMRAGLWGGIVAWLGFTLPSVLMLMIFAYLMQTFDPGSAGWIQGLKIVAVAIVAQAVLGMAGKLASGPIRSAIALIAMAVVLLWQSPVSQVTVIALAGISGLWLFKRQANEEAAPEIKMPIGRRAGLFCLGMFVVLLVGLPILKGLTDNGWVAIVDSFYRAGSLVFGGGHVVLPLLESETVLNGWMSKEDFLTGYGATQAVPGPLFTFAAYLGVLIQGIPGGIVATLAIFLPGFLLIVGAMPFWNSIRRNPKLQGMLTGMNAAVVGILLAALYHPIWTSSIHSPLEFVIGAGLFGMLMFWKSPPWLVVITGALAGQLLL, encoded by the coding sequence TTGAATCCGGAGACAGAGAAAGAACAAGTACAAGCTCAAGTCGGCAATAGGCAGCCCTCTGGCAGGTGGCGTGCCCTCGGCGAAACCTGGTGGACCGCTCTACAGTTGGGACTCACTTCATTTGGCGGACCGATCGCACATCTTGGATACTTCCACCAGACTTATGTGCGGCGCAAACAATGGCTTGACGAAAAAAGCTATGCGGATCTGGTGGCCCTCGCCCAATTTCTTCCCGGACCGGCTAGCAGCCAAGTAGGTATTGGTGTTGGGATGATGCGAGCGGGATTATGGGGCGGTATCGTCGCCTGGCTCGGCTTCACGTTACCATCCGTGCTCATGCTCATGATCTTCGCCTATTTGATGCAAACTTTCGATCCCGGCTCGGCAGGTTGGATTCAAGGACTGAAAATTGTCGCAGTGGCCATCGTAGCGCAAGCGGTACTTGGGATGGCAGGAAAGCTGGCCTCAGGTCCCATACGGTCGGCCATAGCGTTAATAGCCATGGCAGTCGTTCTGCTGTGGCAGAGTCCCGTTTCTCAAGTGACGGTCATCGCGCTGGCCGGCATATCGGGACTGTGGTTGTTCAAGCGTCAAGCAAACGAGGAGGCTGCACCCGAGATCAAGATGCCGATCGGACGGAGAGCCGGACTCTTTTGTTTGGGCATGTTTGTAGTATTATTAGTGGGTCTGCCGATCCTTAAAGGGCTGACCGATAATGGTTGGGTAGCCATTGTGGACAGCTTCTACCGAGCTGGATCGCTTGTATTCGGCGGAGGGCACGTCGTTCTCCCGCTGCTGGAGAGTGAGACGGTGCTGAACGGATGGATGTCTAAAGAGGATTTCCTAACGGGTTACGGAGCGACACAGGCTGTACCCGGTCCGTTGTTTACTTTTGCCGCTTACCTCGGGGTCTTGATCCAGGGGATTCCTGGAGGTATTGTTGCTACACTCGCTATCTTTTTGCCTGGATTTCTGCTCATCGTAGGGGCAATGCCGTTCTGGAACAGCATCCGTAGAAACCCTAAACTGCAAGGCATGCTGACAGGCATGAATGCGGCAGTGGTCGGGATTCTGCTGGCCGCTTTGTATCATCCGATATGGACATCCTCCATTCATAGTCCGCTTGAATTTGTGATCGGAGCGGGTCTGTTCGGAATGCTGATGTTCTGGAAGAGCCCTCCGTGGCTGGTTGTAATCACCGGTGCATTAGCCGGACAGCTACTCCTGTGA
- a CDS encoding antibiotic biosynthesis monooxygenase gives MILESAILYIKPGLASEFESAFREASGVLLSKKGYVSHELNKCVENRDEYIFLVRWSGIKDHLIGFRGHPDYKLWNASLEPFYTRPPEVRHYIDIRIDSREQAEAELTKLLIPESRTDPASREERTTE, from the coding sequence ATGATACTGGAATCAGCGATACTTTATATCAAGCCAGGGCTGGCAAGCGAGTTTGAAAGTGCTTTTCGGGAAGCTTCCGGCGTTCTGTTATCGAAAAAGGGATATGTAAGCCATGAGCTTAACAAGTGTGTAGAGAACCGGGATGAATATATATTCCTCGTCCGCTGGAGCGGCATTAAGGATCACCTGATCGGCTTCCGTGGGCATCCGGACTATAAGCTATGGAATGCATCTCTGGAGCCGTTTTATACCCGACCGCCTGAAGTTAGGCATTATATCGATATCCGGATCGATAGTCGCGAGCAGGCTGAGGCGGAGCTGACTAAACTATTGATTCCTGAAAGCAGGACGGATCCGGCTTCCCGGGAAGAACGGACGACAGAATAG
- a CDS encoding RidA family protein: MTDRAEERLKQLGISLPKAGSPAAKYANYVVVNGLMYVSGKGPSGQPRGKLGEHYTTEQGYEYARLTGIEVLAVLREGLGSLDKVKRVVKVQGFVNATTDYEEHHKVLNGFSDLMLDVFGDQGIHARSVFGAVSLRDQLPVIVDSIFQVEE, from the coding sequence ATGACCGATCGTGCGGAGGAACGTCTGAAGCAGCTGGGCATCAGCCTACCTAAAGCAGGCTCGCCAGCAGCGAAGTATGCCAACTATGTCGTTGTTAACGGATTGATGTATGTTTCAGGGAAAGGACCCTCAGGACAGCCAAGGGGCAAATTGGGCGAACATTACACAACAGAACAGGGCTATGAATATGCTCGCCTGACCGGAATTGAAGTCCTGGCCGTATTGAGAGAAGGCCTGGGATCACTTGATAAAGTAAAGCGCGTGGTCAAGGTTCAAGGCTTCGTTAACGCGACAACCGACTATGAGGAGCATCATAAGGTATTGAATGGATTCTCGGACTTGATGCTTGATGTATTCGGGGATCAAGGGATTCACGCCAGATCCGTATTCGGAGCCGTATCCTTACGGGATCAGCTGCCTGTCATTGTAGATTCAATCTTTCAAGTGGAGGAATAG
- a CDS encoding MoxR family ATPase — protein MVTITIDYHGVRRLADDIRANVSKVMVGKEKLIDRLFIAMVTSGHVLLEDVPGTGKTLLAKSISKSIDCTFKRVQFTPDLLPTDLSGIYFYNQQSTTFEFRPGPLFTNILLADEINRATPRTQSSLLECMEERQISIDGVTHQLEEPFLVIATQNPLEQQGTFPLPEAQLDRFLFKLNMGYPTSEESVNILKRFKDDQPLESLMAIATSERIVQARHIVSKVHVSDEMLSYIVALSEQSRRDEVVASGVSPRGCQALLKAVQVQAILKGREFVTPDDVKDLAVPTWAHRLKLRGTLHSRGGAAAAEEVIERLLQQVSVPTEEGISS, from the coding sequence GTGGTTACAATTACTATAGATTATCATGGCGTTCGCCGTCTTGCCGATGACATTCGAGCAAACGTTTCCAAAGTTATGGTAGGTAAAGAGAAGCTGATTGACAGACTGTTTATTGCCATGGTTACTTCAGGTCATGTTCTGTTGGAGGACGTGCCGGGTACAGGCAAGACATTGCTGGCCAAATCCATCTCGAAGTCGATTGATTGCACGTTTAAGAGGGTGCAGTTTACGCCGGATTTGCTGCCGACGGATCTGAGCGGCATTTACTTCTATAATCAACAATCCACGACGTTTGAATTCCGTCCGGGTCCTTTGTTCACGAATATCCTTCTAGCCGATGAAATTAACCGGGCGACACCCCGTACGCAGTCCAGTCTATTGGAGTGCATGGAGGAACGCCAGATCAGCATTGACGGGGTAACCCATCAGTTGGAAGAACCGTTTCTGGTCATCGCGACGCAGAATCCGTTGGAACAGCAAGGAACATTTCCGCTGCCGGAGGCACAGTTGGACCGCTTTCTGTTCAAACTGAATATGGGATACCCTACTTCGGAGGAGAGCGTGAATATTCTGAAGCGATTTAAAGATGATCAACCCTTGGAGTCACTAATGGCAATTGCAACATCTGAGCGGATTGTACAAGCCAGACATATCGTCAGCAAAGTACATGTCAGCGATGAGATGTTATCCTATATCGTTGCGCTTTCGGAGCAATCGAGACGGGATGAAGTGGTTGCCTCCGGGGTAAGCCCAAGGGGCTGCCAAGCCTTATTGAAGGCTGTGCAGGTACAAGCTATCCTGAAGGGCAGGGAGTTTGTTACCCCTGATGATGTGAAGGATTTGGCTGTCCCGACATGGGCGCATCGGTTGAAGCTTCGCGGGACGCTCCACAGCCGCGGCGGTGCTGCCGCGGCGGAAGAAGTGATCGAACGGTTGCTGCAGCAGGTTTCCGTACCGACAGAAGAAGGCATTTCGTCGTAG